The DNA sequence CCAAAAAATTGTTGAGCTTTCTTCACCAAAACTTGCTAAATATTTTGATTTATTATTCAAATATTTTACAAATGCACTACTGCTGTCATATGATTTGTCCATTGAAAAGTTAAAACCGGGACCTTTAACTATTACTTCCTTTTTACTTTTAGATGAATCAATATTATATGTAACATCAGATTTTAGGTCATTAGCAATTTTTTCATCAAAAGATGTTGAAGAATCAATATCATTAACAGCAGTTTTGCTTGAATCAGCATTTACACCAGAAAATTTATCGAAATCCATTTTAGTGTTTAGACTTACTACAAAGAAAAAAACAAACGTTGTAAAAATGTAGAGGCGTAAAGGTAGAATATAGCTTACTCTTTTCCCTTTTAAATACTCGTGCGTTAAATGACCCGGTTTTATAAGTAAGGGAATAAGACTTTTAAAAAATTTCGAATCGAATGTAAAATAATCACCAAGAAAATCTTTTAACATTTCTCTCAGAGTTATTTTCTTATCAGTATTTAATTGACCGCAATAAGGGCAGTAGGTTGAATAATCAATATCGTTATGGCAGTTTAAGCAATGTTTAGATTTATTTAATTTCATTCTTAAAAATTATGCAAGAAATTATTCTAAAATTTTATTTATCGCTTCGGCAATATTATCAATACTTACCAATTTAATATTATTTTTACTTTTAAGTGATTTCATATTGTTAGCCGGCAGAACAACTGTATCAAAACCTAATTTTTCTGCTTCCTGAATCCTTTTCTCAACATGACCCACACTTCTTATTTCTCCGCCTAAACCGACTTCACCTAAAACGACATAATTACTTTTTGCGGGTTGGTTTTTTAAACTTGAAGCCACAGCTGTACAAACTGCCAAATCAATAGCGGGTTCATCAATTTTAATACCGCCAGCAATATTTAAAAATACATTATGTGAAGAAATTCTTAATCCGGCACGTTTTTCCAAAACAGCAAGAAGAATAGAAAGTCTTCTGTAATCAAAACCGGTTGTAACTCTTTGAGGATTTCCGAAATTTGTTGGGGTAACTAATGCCTGTACTTCCAATAATACCGGACGTGAACCTTCAATACTTGCTGTTACTACTGCTCCGGTTACATTTTCATTTCTTTCGCTTAAAAAAATCTGACTCGGATTTTTTACTTCGGTTAATCCATCGTCATGCATTTCAAAAATTCCAATTTCGTTTGTGTTGCCAAATCTATTTTTTTGCGCACGTAAAATTCTGTACGAATAATTTTTTTCTCCTTCAAACTGAAGAACGGTATCAACAATATGTTCTAAAACTTTTGGTCCCGCAATAAATCCTTCTTTTGTTACATGTCCGATTAATAGAACTGAAAAATTTAAAGTTTTTGCAAGTTGCATTAAAAAGTTTGTACATTCTCTAATTTGCGTAACAGTTCCGGGAGCGTTATCATATTCCGGTTTGAATGTTGTTTGAATTGAATCAATAATTACAACTTCCGGTTTTAGTTTATCAATTGCAGAAGTAATTACATCAAGATTTGTTTCAGATAGAATAAAAATATTTTCTTCGTTAACTTTTAATCTTTTTGCGCGAAGATTAATTTGCTTAACAGATTCTTCTCCGGTTACATAAAGAACTTTTGCACT is a window from the Ignavibacteriota bacterium genome containing:
- the radA gene encoding DNA repair protein RadA is translated as MSKQTIKYICTSCGFESLRWLGKCPNCEEWNSFSEEFVESKTKKSKQKVSEENIFKLSEVNSQEDIRIKTNLDEFDRVLGGGLIIGSVVLIGGDPGIGKSTLVMQAASSISAKVLYVTGEESVKQINLRAKRLKVNEENIFILSETNLDVITSAIDKLKPEVVIIDSIQTTFKPEYDNAPGTVTQIRECTNFLMQLAKTLNFSVLLIGHVTKEGFIAGPKVLEHIVDTVLQFEGEKNYSYRILRAQKNRFGNTNEIGIFEMHDDGLTEVKNPSQIFLSERNENVTGAVVTASIEGSRPVLLEVQALVTPTNFGNPQRVTTGFDYRRLSILLAVLEKRAGLRISSHNVFLNIAGGIKIDEPAIDLAVCTAVASSLKNQPAKSNYVVLGEVGLGGEIRSVGHVEKRIQEAEKLGFDTVVLPANNMKSLKSKNNIKLVSIDNIAEAINKILE
- a CDS encoding DUF3667 domain-containing protein, which gives rise to MKLNKSKHCLNCHNDIDYSTYCPYCGQLNTDKKITLREMLKDFLGDYFTFDSKFFKSLIPLLIKPGHLTHEYLKGKRVSYILPLRLYIFTTFVFFFVVSLNTKMDFDKFSGVNADSSKTAVNDIDSSTSFDEKIANDLKSDVTYNIDSSKSKKEVIVKGPGFNFSMDKSYDSSSAFVKYLNNKSKYLASFGEESSTIFWKEVINQIPKVMFILLPLFALFLKLLYLRKKILYVEHIVFSLHIHTFIFIILIVSIFIPNTYIIFALIFLILIYLFLSLLNFYQQSIIKTSIKFILLLGIYVFALLPTFLLLAILAMVSI